A part of Aegilops tauschii subsp. strangulata cultivar AL8/78 chromosome 2, Aet v6.0, whole genome shotgun sequence genomic DNA contains:
- the LOC109761685 gene encoding glycosyltransferase BC10 has translation MTASSPMVLSLLLFASLTALLVLAPRASSPPLPLPLPVVVGDEEAPPAAGGGAAGSSGGGAGVEEGPEDLALSRRVTLDASEGAAVASKVAFMFLTNSDLTFAPLWERFFAGHADRFNVYVHADPAVRLRLPPTPSFRGRFVAAKPTRRGDPSLIAAARRLLVAALLDDPANAYFALLSQHCVPLHSFPRLYEALFPPKAAHHHRLPSYIEVLAGEPQMPARYVARGDDAMLPEVPFDRFRIGSQFFTLARRHAVLVVRERRLWRKFREPCLPESQDSCYPEEHYFPTLLDMADPAGCTRYTLTRVNWTDSFEGHPHTYAAPEVSPRLIAELRQSNSSTYEHMFARKFAPDCLGPLMAIADTVIFKD, from the coding sequence ATGACTGCGTCGTCGCCGATGGTGCTGTCCCTCCTGCTCTTCGCCTCGCTCACGGCGCTGCTCGTCCTGGCCCCTCGCGCGtcgtcgccgccgctgccgctgccgctgcccgTGGTGGTTGGGGACGaggaggcgccgcccgccgccgggggTGGTGCTGCGGGGAGCAGCGGCGGTGGGGCGGGAGTTGAGGAGGGACCGGAGGACCTCGCGCTGTCCCGGCGCGTGACGCTCGACGCCAGCGAGGGCGCGGCGGTAGCGTCCAAGGTGGCGTTCATGTTCCTGACCAACTCCGACCTCACCTTCGCGCCGCTTTGGGAGCGCTTCTTCGCGGGGCACGCTGACCGGTTCAACGTCTACGTGCACGCAGACCCGGCGGTGCGGCTGCGGCTCCCCCCTACGCCTTCCTTCCGGGGCCGCTTCGTCGCGGCTAAGCCGACGCGGCGCGGGGACCCGAGCCTCATCGCTGCGGCGCGGCGCCTGCTTGTCGCCGCGCTACTCGACGACCCGGCCAACGCCTACTTCGCGCTGCTCTCGCAGCACTGCGTCCCGCTCCACTCCTTCCCGCGTCTCTACGAGGCGCTCTTCCCGCCCAAGGCCGCGCACCACCACCGCCTCCCGAGCTATATCGAGGTGCTCGCCGGCGAGCCCCAGATGCCCGCGCGCTACGTGGCGCGCGGTGACGACGCCATGCTCCCGGAGGTGCCCTTCGACCGGTTCCGCATCGGCTCCCAGTTCTTCACGCTGGCCCGGCGCCACGCCGTGCTAGTCGTCCGCGAGCGCCGTCTCTGGCGAAAGTTTAGGGAGCCGTGCCTGCCGGAGTCGCAGGACTCGTGCTACCCGGAGGAGCACTATTTCCCGACGCTTCTCGACATGGCCGACCCCGCCGGCTGCACCCGGTACACGCTCACGCGCGTCAACTGGACCGACAGCTTCGAGGGCCACCCGCACACGTATGCCGCGCCAGAGGTGTCGCCGCGGCTTATCGCCGAGCTGCGCCAGTCCAACAGCTCCACCTATGAGCACATGTTCGCGCGCAAGTTCGCGCCCGACTGCCTTGGCCCGCTCATGGCCATCGCCGACACCGTCATCTTCAAAGATTGA